Proteins encoded within one genomic window of Actinoplanes octamycinicus:
- a CDS encoding acyl-CoA dehydrogenase — protein sequence MTHYQSNLRDLQFNLFEVFGADKAFGQAPFDEIDADTARDVLAEVNRLAREDLAASYTDADRNPPVFDPATHTAPLPESFKKSYETFMASEFWRLDLPGSLGGTFAPRTLWWAIAEQILGSNAPIWMYASGPSFAHVAHTEGTAEQKEWAKLFVEKQWGSTMVLTEPDAGSDVGAGRTRAIPQPDGSWHIEGVKRFITSGEHDLTDNIIHYVLARPVGVEGVGGPGTKGLSLFIVPKYHFDPQTGELGERNGVYATNVEHKMGLKVSNTCEMTFGEHGTPAKGWLLGDKHDGIRQMFMIIEYARMMVGTKAIATLSTGYLNALEYAKNRVQGADLVSNGDKAAPRVTITHHPDVRRSLMLQKSYSEALRALVIYTASWQDKVAIAEAAGDEKAAKIAAKVNDFLLPLVKGVGSERAYELLGHESLQTFGGSGFLQDYPLEQYVRDAKIDTLYEGTTAIQSLDLIFRKIVKDSGRALGTVASEIQGFVESEAGNGQLKDERLALGKALGEMQQILGVAMGWLAAVQGGEARELYKIGLTSRRILLALGDVILAWLLLRQAEVALRALNGELSEADKNFYTGKVAAARFFTREILPRIGSDRRIIENTNLDLMDLSEDVF from the coding sequence ATGACTCACTACCAGAGCAACCTTCGGGACCTCCAGTTCAACCTGTTCGAGGTCTTCGGAGCGGACAAGGCGTTCGGTCAGGCGCCGTTCGACGAGATCGACGCGGACACCGCACGTGACGTGCTCGCCGAGGTCAACCGGCTGGCCCGCGAGGACCTCGCGGCCAGCTACACCGACGCTGACCGGAACCCTCCGGTCTTCGATCCGGCGACGCACACCGCGCCGCTGCCGGAGTCGTTCAAGAAGTCGTACGAGACCTTCATGGCCTCCGAGTTCTGGCGGCTGGACCTGCCCGGCTCGCTGGGCGGCACGTTCGCCCCGCGCACCCTGTGGTGGGCGATCGCCGAGCAGATCCTCGGCTCGAACGCCCCGATCTGGATGTACGCGTCCGGCCCCTCGTTCGCCCACGTGGCGCACACCGAGGGCACCGCGGAGCAGAAGGAGTGGGCCAAGCTCTTCGTCGAGAAGCAGTGGGGCTCGACCATGGTGCTGACCGAGCCGGACGCCGGCTCGGACGTCGGCGCCGGCCGCACCCGGGCGATCCCGCAGCCGGACGGCTCGTGGCACATCGAGGGCGTGAAGCGGTTCATCACCTCGGGTGAGCACGACCTGACCGACAACATCATCCACTATGTCCTGGCGCGTCCGGTGGGCGTCGAGGGCGTGGGCGGCCCGGGCACCAAGGGTCTGTCGCTGTTCATCGTGCCGAAGTACCACTTCGACCCGCAGACCGGCGAGCTGGGCGAGCGCAACGGCGTCTACGCCACCAACGTCGAGCACAAGATGGGCCTGAAGGTCTCCAACACCTGTGAGATGACCTTCGGCGAGCACGGCACCCCGGCCAAGGGCTGGCTGCTCGGCGACAAGCACGACGGCATCCGCCAGATGTTCATGATCATCGAGTACGCCCGGATGATGGTCGGCACCAAGGCGATCGCCACCCTCTCCACCGGCTACCTGAACGCGCTGGAGTACGCGAAGAACCGCGTCCAGGGCGCCGACCTGGTCTCCAACGGTGACAAGGCGGCCCCGCGGGTCACCATCACCCACCACCCGGACGTACGCCGCTCGCTGATGCTGCAGAAGTCGTACTCCGAGGCCCTGCGCGCCCTGGTGATCTACACGGCGTCGTGGCAGGACAAGGTCGCGATCGCCGAGGCGGCCGGCGACGAGAAGGCCGCGAAGATCGCTGCGAAGGTCAACGACTTCCTGCTGCCGCTGGTCAAGGGCGTCGGCTCGGAGCGGGCGTACGAGCTGCTCGGCCACGAGTCGCTGCAGACCTTCGGTGGCTCCGGCTTCCTCCAGGACTACCCGCTGGAGCAGTACGTCCGGGACGCGAAGATCGACACCCTGTACGAGGGCACCACCGCGATCCAGAGCCTCGACCTGATCTTCCGCAAGATCGTCAAGGACAGCGGCCGGGCGCTCGGCACGGTCGCCTCGGAGATCCAGGGCTTCGTGGAGAGCGAGGCCGGCAACGGCCAGCTCAAGGACGAGCGGCTGGCGCTGGGCAAGGCGCTCGGCGAGATGCAGCAGATCCTCGGCGTGGCGATGGGCTGGCTGGCCGCGGTGCAGGGCGGCGAGGCCCGCGAGCTCTACAAGATCGGTCTGACCTCGCGCCGGATCCTGCTCGCCCTGGGCGACGTGATCCTCGCCTGGCTGCTGCTGCGCCAGGCCGAGGTGGCGCTGCGGGCGCTGAACGGCGAGCTGTCCGAGGCCGACAAGAACTTCTACACCGGCAAGGTGGCGGCGGCCCGCTTCTTCACCCGGGAGATCCTGCCGCGGATCGGCTCCGACCGCCGGATCATCGAGAACACCAACCTGGACCTGATGGACCTGTCCGAGGACGTGTTCTGA
- a CDS encoding S8 family serine peptidase, whose amino-acid sequence MRIISSCLVAGLLVGMAAAPAAGAEEAVRLNIGLVDTADAAAVLAALGDKALSHKSITALRAISVQVPASAATGMIESLTADPAHVRYAEVDGVVRANEETISAPIVTSYLPEAWTWTSGSPDVTVAVVDTGVTVNRDLPVSRLTAGYDFVDGDTDASDDDGHGTMAATVIGGTRGNDFGAPGVCGECLIMPVRVLHDNGADPAVGTTADTAAGIAWAADHGARVVNASLSTMTESQLLRDAVEHASAKGAMVVASAGNNSTTARNYPAAYEPALAVSTVSAAYPRNSPTDHWVDVSVNGMARAVNAAGEPTYLAGSSAATAVAAGIVALGFSVKPDASLTEVRKAVEANALPLTADYPAGHAPRITAPGVLTDLGATDTVAPVLTSTGLTEGQLVPARGVLVTPAATDDHAVDRVDYLIDGQVAASVHTIGSGTVLTPPAGFNGALPITVRVSDHGGNTAEHVVTVQVDTAAPVATLLTPTQDGDLVASPADVVVTTTDTDIATMFGQDGATLQQLQGTTRWVGKIKPNAGYLAVVVRDKAGNDTTLQRSVRVDAQGPVIYGFRPEAGAVLGGDFTTTAEGTSDASGVATVELLVNGVPAGSSSTAPYEIPVTGVPSGPVQLTWRLTDKVGNQSTTSRTVTVDRDGPTATSFAPAADARVRGTFTATLNGVRDASGYAAVELFVNGRSYGSDVAAPYSFRVPTTAAYSYAYLTWKLTDSFGHTRVYSQRLIVDNRPPSVSITKAPKNKAKVKGTVKVSVSASDASGIARVELLVNGKVVATDTKAGYVLSVNAKKQKKTIKVQVRAYDKLGNVKYTTTRTWYRK is encoded by the coding sequence GTGCGGATCATCTCGTCATGTCTCGTCGCCGGCCTGCTGGTCGGCATGGCAGCCGCTCCGGCCGCCGGCGCCGAGGAGGCCGTACGGCTCAACATCGGCCTGGTGGATACCGCGGACGCCGCGGCGGTCCTGGCCGCGCTGGGCGACAAGGCGCTCAGCCACAAGTCGATCACCGCGCTGCGGGCGATCTCCGTCCAGGTGCCGGCCAGCGCCGCCACGGGCATGATCGAGAGCCTGACCGCCGATCCGGCACACGTCCGGTACGCCGAGGTCGACGGCGTCGTCCGGGCCAACGAGGAGACCATCAGCGCGCCGATCGTCACGTCCTACCTCCCCGAGGCGTGGACCTGGACGTCCGGCAGTCCCGACGTGACCGTGGCCGTCGTGGACACCGGTGTGACGGTCAACCGCGACCTGCCAGTGTCCCGGCTGACCGCCGGGTACGACTTCGTCGACGGCGACACCGACGCCTCGGACGACGACGGCCACGGCACGATGGCCGCCACTGTCATCGGCGGCACCCGGGGCAACGACTTCGGTGCGCCCGGCGTCTGCGGCGAGTGCCTGATCATGCCGGTGCGGGTGCTGCACGACAACGGCGCCGACCCGGCCGTCGGGACGACCGCCGACACGGCGGCCGGCATCGCCTGGGCGGCCGACCACGGCGCCCGGGTGGTCAACGCCTCGCTCAGCACGATGACCGAGAGCCAGTTGCTGCGGGACGCGGTCGAGCACGCCTCGGCGAAGGGCGCCATGGTGGTGGCCTCGGCCGGCAACAACTCCACCACCGCCCGGAACTATCCGGCGGCCTACGAGCCGGCGCTCGCGGTCAGCACGGTCAGCGCGGCCTACCCGCGGAACAGCCCGACGGACCACTGGGTCGACGTCTCGGTCAACGGGATGGCCCGCGCGGTGAACGCGGCCGGCGAGCCGACCTACCTGGCCGGCAGCTCGGCGGCGACCGCCGTGGCCGCAGGCATCGTCGCCCTCGGCTTCTCGGTGAAGCCGGACGCGTCGCTGACCGAGGTGCGCAAGGCGGTGGAGGCCAATGCCCTGCCGCTGACCGCCGACTACCCGGCCGGTCACGCGCCCCGGATCACCGCGCCCGGTGTGCTCACCGACCTCGGTGCGACCGACACGGTGGCGCCGGTGCTGACCTCGACCGGCCTGACCGAGGGCCAGCTGGTGCCGGCTCGTGGGGTGCTGGTCACCCCGGCCGCGACCGACGACCACGCCGTCGACCGCGTCGACTATCTGATCGACGGTCAGGTGGCGGCGAGCGTGCACACCATCGGCTCCGGGACCGTCTTGACGCCGCCGGCCGGCTTCAACGGCGCCCTGCCGATCACCGTCCGGGTGTCCGACCACGGCGGCAACACCGCCGAACACGTCGTCACCGTCCAGGTGGACACGGCCGCCCCGGTCGCCACGCTGCTCACGCCGACGCAGGACGGCGATCTCGTGGCCTCTCCGGCCGATGTGGTCGTCACCACGACGGACACCGACATCGCCACGATGTTCGGCCAGGACGGCGCGACGCTGCAGCAGCTCCAGGGCACCACCCGGTGGGTGGGCAAGATCAAGCCGAACGCGGGCTACCTCGCCGTCGTGGTCCGGGACAAGGCCGGCAACGACACCACGCTCCAGCGGTCCGTGCGGGTCGACGCGCAGGGTCCGGTCATCTACGGGTTCCGCCCGGAGGCGGGCGCCGTCCTGGGCGGCGACTTCACCACCACCGCCGAGGGCACCAGCGACGCCAGCGGCGTCGCGACCGTCGAGCTGCTGGTCAACGGCGTGCCGGCCGGCAGCTCCAGCACCGCGCCCTACGAGATCCCGGTGACCGGCGTGCCCTCCGGGCCGGTCCAGCTGACCTGGCGGCTCACCGACAAGGTCGGCAACCAGTCGACTACCAGCAGGACGGTGACGGTCGACCGGGACGGCCCGACGGCCACGTCCTTCGCGCCGGCGGCTGATGCCCGGGTCCGCGGCACGTTTACCGCCACCCTGAACGGGGTCCGGGACGCCTCCGGTTACGCCGCGGTCGAGCTGTTCGTGAACGGCCGGTCCTACGGCTCCGACGTGGCCGCGCCGTACTCGTTCCGCGTGCCGACCACCGCGGCCTACAGCTACGCCTATCTGACCTGGAAGCTGACCGACTCGTTCGGCCACACCCGCGTCTACAGCCAGCGGCTGATCGTCGACAACCGCCCTCCGTCGGTGTCGATCACCAAGGCGCCGAAGAACAAGGCCAAGGTCAAGGGCACGGTCAAGGTCTCCGTGAGTGCCTCGGACGCGTCCGGGATCGCCCGGGTGGAGCTGCTCGTCAACGGCAAGGTGGTCGCCACGGACACCAAGGCCGGCTACGTGCTCAGCGTCAACGCCAAGAAGCAGAAGAAGACCATCAAGGTGCAGGTCCGGGCCTACGACAAGCTCGGCAACGTCAAGTACACGACGACCCGCACCTGGTACCGCAAGTAG
- a CDS encoding SixA phosphatase family protein, translating into MTLRTLILLRHAKAETPGEVPDFDRSLTERGTSDADAAGAWLVDERLHPDLVICSPAKRTRQTWQAASVALAQGDRAHGAPEVHYADQLYYGGRTEVFDLLHAVPETTRTILLVGHNPTVSEVSALLIPDDQWDGLAVELKTAGLAVHTSEAPWSEAQPKGMRLSRRHTARG; encoded by the coding sequence ATGACCTTGCGGACGCTGATCCTGCTACGCCACGCCAAAGCGGAGACTCCCGGCGAAGTACCCGATTTCGACCGGAGCCTCACCGAGCGGGGAACCTCCGACGCGGACGCGGCCGGCGCCTGGCTGGTCGACGAGCGACTGCACCCGGACCTGGTGATCTGCTCCCCGGCCAAGCGCACCCGGCAGACCTGGCAGGCCGCGTCGGTGGCGCTGGCCCAGGGCGACCGGGCGCACGGCGCGCCCGAGGTGCACTACGCCGACCAGCTCTATTACGGCGGCCGGACCGAGGTCTTCGACCTGCTGCACGCGGTGCCGGAGACGACCCGCACGATCCTGCTGGTCGGGCACAACCCGACAGTGTCCGAAGTGTCCGCCCTGCTGATCCCGGACGACCAGTGGGACGGCCTCGCGGTCGAGCTGAAGACCGCGGGCCTCGCCGTGCACACCAGCGAGGCCCCGTGGTCCGAGGCCCAGCCGAAGGGAATGCGCCTGTCCCGCCGGCACACCGCCCGAGGCTGA
- a CDS encoding DUF6458 family protein, which translates to MGIGASIFLLALGAILAFAVNADISGLDISVIGWILMAAGLVGLVTTLWFWNSRRRTVVTRTTGGAPVAGATYASEYREMRQDDVPPPPPPAYR; encoded by the coding sequence ATGGGCATCGGCGCAAGCATCTTCCTGCTCGCTCTGGGGGCGATCCTGGCGTTCGCCGTCAACGCGGACATCAGCGGCCTGGACATCAGCGTGATCGGCTGGATCCTGATGGCGGCCGGGCTGGTCGGGCTGGTCACCACGTTGTGGTTCTGGAACAGCCGGCGGCGCACGGTGGTCACCCGGACGACCGGCGGCGCGCCGGTGGCCGGTGCGACCTACGCCAGCGAGTACCGCGAGATGCGCCAGGACGACGTCCCGCCGCCTCCGCCGCCGGCGTACCGCTGA
- the trhA gene encoding PAQR family membrane homeostasis protein TrhA, giving the protein MTTSAPFRMKPTDLGKPRLRGRLHQYAFFVAAVCGIVLCSIALSRPGIAPFISCLIYSITVCGLFGTSALYHRRVWSERGYQIMRRMDHSMIFIFIAGTYTPFCVSLLDTRTAEWMLGLVWGGAIGGVALKVIWPHLPRWAGAPLYVALGWVAVAIIPDVLHVGGVTCLVLMLVGGLIYTVGAVFYALRRPNPWPTVFGHHEFFHACTLVAAICHHIAIYFALYA; this is encoded by the coding sequence GTGACGACCTCAGCCCCGTTCCGGATGAAGCCGACCGACCTCGGCAAGCCGCGACTACGCGGCCGGTTGCATCAGTACGCGTTCTTCGTCGCCGCGGTCTGCGGCATCGTCCTGTGCTCGATCGCGCTCAGCCGCCCGGGCATCGCGCCGTTCATCAGCTGCCTGATCTACAGCATCACGGTCTGCGGCCTGTTCGGCACCAGCGCGCTCTACCATCGCCGGGTCTGGAGCGAGCGCGGCTACCAGATCATGCGCCGGATGGATCACTCGATGATCTTCATCTTCATCGCCGGCACCTACACCCCGTTCTGCGTGTCCCTCCTGGACACCCGCACCGCCGAGTGGATGCTCGGGCTGGTCTGGGGCGGGGCGATCGGCGGGGTGGCGCTCAAGGTGATCTGGCCGCATCTGCCCCGCTGGGCGGGCGCCCCGCTCTACGTCGCGCTCGGCTGGGTCGCGGTCGCGATCATCCCTGACGTGCTGCACGTCGGCGGCGTGACCTGCCTGGTGCTGATGCTGGTCGGCGGCTTGATCTACACGGTCGGCGCGGTGTTCTACGCGCTGCGCCGGCCCAACCCGTGGCCGACCGTTTTCGGACACCACGAGTTCTTCCACGCCTGCACGCTGGTGGCCGCGATCTGCCACCACATCGCGATCTACTTCGCTCTCTACGCCTAG
- a CDS encoding LamB/YcsF family protein: MDLNADLGEGFGAWRLGDDDALLDIVTSANVACGFHAGDPSTMHRVCRAAIGRGVAIGAQVGYRDLAGFGRRRIDYEFGELRDDVLYQIGALEAFCRAAGDRVRYVKPHGALYNTAAVDERQADAVVAAVTAYDRALPVLCQPGSVLFQRAAAAGLTAVAEGFADRGYRPDGRLVPRSQPDALVHDPAAVVARATRMAADGEVVAADGSVIACRVRSICVHGDTPGAVELARAVRAGLAERVTVGAFALG; the protein is encoded by the coding sequence ATCGACCTCAACGCGGACCTCGGCGAGGGCTTCGGCGCCTGGCGCCTGGGCGACGACGACGCCCTGCTCGACATCGTCACCTCGGCGAACGTGGCCTGCGGCTTCCACGCCGGCGACCCGTCCACCATGCATCGGGTCTGCCGGGCGGCGATCGGGCGGGGCGTCGCGATCGGCGCCCAGGTCGGCTACCGCGATCTCGCCGGGTTCGGCCGCCGGCGGATCGACTACGAGTTCGGCGAGCTGCGCGACGACGTGCTCTACCAGATCGGCGCCCTGGAGGCGTTCTGCAGGGCGGCCGGCGACCGGGTGCGCTACGTCAAACCGCACGGCGCGCTCTACAACACCGCGGCGGTCGACGAACGCCAGGCGGACGCGGTGGTCGCCGCGGTGACCGCCTACGACCGGGCGCTGCCGGTGCTCTGCCAGCCCGGATCGGTGCTGTTCCAGCGGGCCGCCGCGGCCGGGCTGACCGCGGTCGCGGAGGGGTTCGCGGACCGCGGGTACCGGCCGGACGGGCGGCTGGTGCCGCGCTCGCAGCCGGACGCGCTGGTGCACGATCCGGCCGCGGTGGTCGCCCGGGCCACCCGGATGGCCGCCGACGGCGAGGTGGTCGCCGCCGACGGCTCGGTCATCGCCTGCCGGGTCCGGTCGATCTGCGTGCACGGGGACACCCCCGGCGCGGTCGAGCTGGCCCGGGCGGTCCGGGCCGGGCTGGCCGAGCGGGTCACGGTCGGCGCCTTCGCCCTCGGGTGA
- a CDS encoding NHL domain-containing thioredoxin family protein yields MTSRVRAPELKGRGWLNTGGKALTLADLRGKILLLDFWTFCCINCLHVLDELRPLEEKYGDALVVIGVHSPKFEHERDPQALAAAVERYGVHHPVVDDGDMHIWQQYAAKAWPTLAVVDPTGYLVASMAGEGHAEGLSRLIDELVAKHEADGTLHRGDGPYVPPPAPAGLLHFPGKAIELPDGNLLVSDSARHSIVELAPDGETLIRRFGDARKDPFNEPQGLALLPPETAAIAGYDVVIADTVNHQLRGLNLSTGEITLVAGSGRPWRSTVDDHPHDALAADLSSPWDLAWFDDKVIIAMAGIHQLWWFDPIQRTVGVYAGTTVEALRDGPIPDVWMAQPSGLAVQGDRLWIADSETSALRYIEAGVLHTAVGQGLFDFGHVDGPADQALFQHPLGVGVLPDGSVLVADTYNGAVRRFDPASGQVSTVDSGLAEPSDILVTAAGEVLVVESAAHRLTRLAPGAVTTVAGERHKTERPPSHLAPGQVTLDVIFTPAPGQKLDSQFGSPVRLTVSASPAELLLDGEGTTTELSRTLVLNPAVPKGVLQVVAQAATCDVDAEFGACHLTRQDWGVPVVVDSDAPDRLALVLRGLDAG; encoded by the coding sequence ATGACTTCTCGCGTACGTGCGCCCGAACTCAAGGGCCGCGGCTGGCTCAACACCGGTGGGAAGGCCCTCACCCTGGCCGACCTTCGGGGCAAGATCCTCCTGCTGGACTTCTGGACGTTCTGCTGCATCAACTGCCTGCACGTCCTGGACGAGCTGCGCCCGCTGGAGGAGAAGTACGGCGACGCCCTGGTGGTGATCGGCGTGCACTCCCCGAAATTCGAGCACGAACGCGATCCGCAGGCGCTGGCCGCGGCGGTGGAGCGCTACGGCGTGCACCACCCGGTCGTCGACGACGGCGACATGCACATCTGGCAGCAGTACGCCGCGAAGGCCTGGCCCACCCTGGCCGTCGTCGACCCGACCGGCTACCTGGTCGCCTCGATGGCCGGCGAGGGCCACGCCGAGGGGTTGTCCCGGCTGATCGACGAGCTGGTCGCCAAGCACGAGGCGGACGGCACCCTGCACCGCGGCGACGGGCCGTACGTGCCGCCGCCCGCCCCGGCCGGCCTGCTGCACTTCCCGGGCAAGGCGATCGAGCTGCCCGACGGCAACCTGCTGGTCTCCGACTCGGCCCGGCACTCGATCGTCGAGCTGGCCCCGGACGGCGAGACCCTGATCCGCCGTTTCGGCGACGCCCGGAAAGATCCGTTCAACGAGCCCCAGGGCCTGGCTCTCCTGCCGCCGGAGACGGCCGCCATCGCCGGTTACGACGTGGTCATCGCCGACACGGTCAACCACCAGCTGCGCGGCCTGAACCTGAGCACCGGCGAGATCACGCTGGTGGCCGGCTCCGGCCGCCCGTGGCGATCCACCGTTGACGACCACCCGCACGACGCTCTCGCCGCCGACCTGTCCTCGCCCTGGGACCTGGCCTGGTTCGACGACAAGGTGATCATCGCGATGGCCGGCATCCACCAGCTGTGGTGGTTCGACCCGATCCAGCGGACCGTCGGCGTCTACGCCGGCACCACGGTCGAGGCGCTGCGGGACGGCCCGATCCCGGATGTCTGGATGGCCCAGCCGAGCGGTCTGGCCGTCCAGGGCGACCGCCTGTGGATCGCCGACAGCGAGACCTCGGCGCTGCGCTACATCGAGGCCGGCGTGCTGCACACCGCGGTCGGCCAGGGGCTGTTCGATTTCGGTCACGTGGACGGCCCGGCCGACCAGGCGCTGTTCCAGCACCCGCTCGGCGTCGGTGTGCTGCCGGACGGCTCGGTGCTGGTCGCGGACACCTACAACGGCGCGGTCCGGCGCTTCGACCCGGCCTCCGGGCAGGTCTCCACGGTGGACTCCGGGCTGGCCGAGCCGAGCGACATCCTGGTCACCGCGGCGGGCGAGGTGCTGGTCGTCGAGTCGGCCGCGCACCGGCTGACCCGGCTCGCCCCCGGCGCGGTCACGACGGTCGCCGGTGAGCGGCACAAGACTGAGCGCCCGCCGTCGCACCTGGCCCCCGGCCAGGTCACCCTCGACGTGATCTTCACGCCGGCGCCCGGGCAGAAGCTGGACAGCCAGTTCGGCTCGCCGGTGCGGCTGACCGTCTCGGCCTCGCCGGCCGAGCTGCTGCTCGACGGCGAGGGCACCACCACCGAGCTGTCCCGCACGCTGGTGCTCAACCCCGCCGTACCGAAAGGGGTCCTGCAGGTCGTCGCGCAAGCCGCCACCTGTGACGTCGACGCCGAGTTCGGCGCCTGTCACCTGACCCGGCAGGACTGGGGCGTGCCGGTGGTCGTCGACAGCGACGCGCCCGACCGGCTGGCGCTGGTGCTGCGCGGCCTGGACGCGGGCTGA
- a CDS encoding dihydrolipoamide acetyltransferase family protein — MSRIKEFNLPDLGEGLTEGEILAWLVKVGDTIELNQPIVEVETAKAAVEIPAKWAGVVTKIFHEAGVTVEVGQPIISIDTEPGAGELPEPSAESLAAVSIAPSEGAIEPGMVGSPAPAAPGVGRTPVLVGYGVREASAKRRPRVSTPAAAARAVTAPAATPAPAVTPAPAPAVPPAAPVRSGPVLAKPPVRKLARDLGVDLATIAGTGPLGSVTRDDVHQAAEGARKPAPVAAAVPTAVFDASREQRIPVKGVRKLTAENMVASAFTAPHVTEFLTVDVTRSMKALDKLKTRPEFADLRISPLLLVAKAVLLAVKRHPMVNSSWSAATGEIVVKEYVNLGIAAATERGLIVPNVKDAGRLSLVELAEALNALVRTAKSGKTPPADMAHGTLSITNVGVFGVDTGTPILPPGESAILAFGAIRPTPWVHKGKIKVRQVTTLGLSFDHRIIDGELGSKFLRDIGAFLTDPEAAILAWT, encoded by the coding sequence ATGTCGCGGATCAAGGAGTTCAACCTGCCCGACCTGGGCGAGGGCCTGACCGAGGGCGAGATCCTCGCCTGGCTGGTCAAGGTCGGCGACACGATCGAGCTGAACCAGCCGATCGTCGAGGTAGAGACGGCCAAGGCGGCCGTCGAGATCCCGGCGAAGTGGGCCGGCGTGGTCACCAAGATCTTCCACGAGGCCGGGGTCACCGTGGAGGTCGGCCAGCCGATCATCTCGATCGACACCGAGCCGGGCGCCGGTGAGCTGCCGGAGCCGTCCGCCGAGTCGCTGGCCGCGGTCTCGATCGCGCCCAGCGAGGGCGCCATCGAGCCGGGCATGGTGGGCAGCCCGGCGCCGGCCGCCCCCGGTGTCGGGCGCACCCCGGTGCTGGTCGGTTACGGCGTCCGGGAGGCGAGCGCGAAGCGGCGTCCCCGGGTGAGCACGCCGGCCGCCGCCGCTCGGGCTGTCACTGCTCCGGCTGCCACCCCTGCTCCGGCTGTCACGCCGGCTCCGGCCCCGGCCGTCCCCCCGGCGGCCCCGGTCCGGAGCGGTCCGGTGCTGGCCAAGCCGCCGGTCCGGAAACTCGCCCGGGACCTCGGCGTCGACCTCGCCACGATCGCCGGGACCGGGCCGCTGGGGTCGGTGACGCGGGACGACGTACACCAAGCCGCCGAAGGCGCCCGGAAACCGGCGCCGGTCGCCGCGGCCGTGCCCACCGCGGTCTTCGACGCGTCCCGGGAGCAACGCATCCCGGTCAAGGGCGTGCGGAAACTGACCGCGGAGAACATGGTGGCCTCGGCGTTCACCGCGCCGCACGTCACCGAGTTCCTCACCGTGGACGTCACCCGGTCGATGAAGGCGCTGGACAAGCTCAAGACCCGGCCGGAATTCGCCGACCTGCGGATCTCCCCGCTGCTGCTGGTGGCCAAGGCGGTGCTGCTCGCGGTCAAGCGGCACCCGATGGTCAACTCGTCCTGGTCGGCGGCGACCGGCGAGATCGTGGTCAAGGAGTACGTGAACCTCGGGATCGCCGCGGCGACCGAGCGCGGGCTGATCGTGCCGAACGTCAAGGACGCCGGGCGGCTCAGCCTGGTGGAGCTGGCCGAGGCGCTGAACGCGCTGGTCCGCACGGCGAAATCGGGGAAGACCCCGCCGGCCGACATGGCGCACGGCACGCTGTCGATCACCAACGTGGGGGTCTTCGGCGTCGACACCGGCACCCCGATCCTGCCGCCCGGCGAGTCGGCGATCCTGGCCTTCGGCGCCATCCGGCCGACACCCTGGGTGCACAAGGGCAAGATCAAGGTGCGCCAGGTCACCACCCTCGGGCTCTCCTTCGACCACCGGATCATCGATGGCGAGCTGGGCTCGAAGTTCCTCCGGGACATCGGCGCGTTCCTCACCGACCCGGAGGCGGCCATCCTGGCCTGGACCTGA
- a CDS encoding alpha-ketoacid dehydrogenase subunit beta yields the protein MAEKITLGKALNHGLRRALENDPKVVIMGEDVGKLGGVFRITDGLQKDFGEDRVIDTPLAEAGIVGTAVGLAIRGYRPVCEIQFDGFVFPAYNQIVAQVAKMFYRSKGKVRVPMVIRIPFGGGIGAVEHHSESPEAYFAHTPGLKVVTCSNPADAYTMIQQAIASDDPVVFFEPKRRYWEKGEVDLDAPLSGAYPLHAARVVRSGTDATLLAYGPMVRVALDAAAAAAEDGRNLEVIDLRTLSPMDHPAIFESVKRTGRAVVVHEAPGNLGLGAELAARITEECFYSLEAPVLRVTGYDIPYPAARVEEDYLPDLDRLLDAVDRSFGW from the coding sequence ATGGCCGAGAAGATCACCCTGGGCAAGGCCCTCAACCACGGCCTGCGCCGCGCCCTGGAGAACGACCCGAAGGTCGTCATCATGGGCGAGGACGTCGGCAAGCTGGGCGGCGTCTTCCGGATCACCGACGGCCTGCAGAAGGACTTCGGCGAGGACCGGGTCATCGACACCCCGCTGGCCGAGGCCGGCATCGTGGGCACCGCGGTCGGCCTGGCCATCCGCGGTTACCGGCCGGTCTGCGAGATCCAGTTCGACGGCTTCGTCTTCCCGGCCTACAACCAGATCGTCGCCCAGGTGGCGAAGATGTTCTACCGCTCCAAGGGCAAGGTCCGGGTGCCGATGGTGATCCGGATCCCGTTCGGCGGTGGCATCGGCGCGGTCGAGCACCACTCCGAGTCGCCCGAGGCGTACTTCGCGCACACCCCCGGCCTCAAGGTGGTGACCTGCTCCAACCCGGCCGACGCGTACACGATGATCCAGCAGGCGATCGCCTCCGACGACCCGGTGGTGTTCTTCGAGCCGAAGCGCCGCTACTGGGAGAAGGGTGAGGTCGACCTGGACGCGCCGCTGAGCGGCGCCTACCCGCTGCACGCGGCGCGGGTGGTCCGGTCCGGGACCGATGCGACCCTGCTGGCGTACGGCCCGATGGTGCGGGTCGCCCTCGACGCCGCCGCGGCAGCCGCCGAGGACGGGCGCAACCTGGAGGTCATCGACCTGCGCACGCTCTCCCCGATGGACCACCCGGCGATCTTCGAGTCGGTCAAGCGGACCGGCCGCGCCGTCGTGGTGCACGAGGCCCCGGGCAACCTCGGCCTGGGCGCCGAGCTGGCCGCCCGGATCACCGAGGAGTGCTTCTACTCCCTGGAGGCCCCGGTGCTGCGGGTGACCGGGTACGACATCCCGTACCCGGCGGCCCGGGTCGAGGAGGACTACCTCCCCGATCTGGACCGGCTGCTGGACGCCGTCGACCGTTCCTTCGGCTGGTGA